The Manduca sexta isolate Smith_Timp_Sample1 chromosome 17, JHU_Msex_v1.0, whole genome shotgun sequence genome includes a window with the following:
- the LOC115450272 gene encoding uncharacterized protein LOC115450272: protein MNIDLDTDRIITEVRFRPALWDSSCEMYKDRDAKIKAWLEVCQEVIPNFADLSDIEKKLTEKQVQQRWKTARDAYVRSKGTAGFRSKKRKKYIHYDCMHFLDKKSDANDVLEGQILGNAFQIDSWSVTQNPKEGSIKVTSSNEDTGNCDIPTTSQCSESRRNVKELHRRRKVQKRRNLCTDDKDFKREMLKMFKENMKLMQNDDMAFFCSLLPITQAFNNHQKLSFRSEVLKKAMEIANLNPSHDPLELSHVGTESTEDRDAKVVTILMKQSP, encoded by the exons ATGAACATAGATTTAGATACCGACCGCATTATAACCGAGGTACGCTTTCGTCCAGCGCTGTGGGACTCCTCTTGCGAAATGTACAAAGACCGCGATGCTAAAATAAAAGCATGGCTTGAAGTCTGTCAAGAAGTGATTCCAAACTTTGCCGATCTCAGTGATATTGAGAAAAAACTCACCG aaaaacaAGTGCAACAGCGATGGAAAACAGCAAGGGACGCCTATGTGAGGTCCAAAGGCACAGCTGGGTTCAGGAGTAAGAAAAGAAAGAAGTACATACATTATGACTGTATGCACTTTCTGGACAAAAAGTCTGATGCCAATGATGTACTAGAGGGTCAGATATTAGGTAACGCATTCCAAATAGATAGCTGGTCAGTTACACAGAATCCAAAAGAGGGCTCAATCAAAGTGACGTCATCAAACGAAGATACAGGTAACTGTGATATTCCTACAACGTCACAATGCTCTGAATCCCGCAGAAATGTTAAAGAGTTACACAGACGAAGAAAAGTTCAGAAAAGGCGAAATTTATGTACTGACGACAAAGACTTTAAGAgagaaatgttaaaaatgtttaaagagAACATGAAACTAATGCAAAATGACGATATGGCGTTCTTTTGTTCGCTTTTACCGATAACGCAAGCGTTTAATAACCACCAGAAGTTAAGTTTTCGGTCAGAGGTGCTAAAGAAGGCGATGGAAATTGCAAATTTGAATCCCAGTCATGACCCTCTTGAATTATCCCATGTTGGCACTGAATCAACGGAAGATCGAGATGCCAAGGTTGTTACTATATTGATGAAGCAAAGTCCTTAA